The following are encoded together in the Salvia hispanica cultivar TCC Black 2014 chromosome 6, UniMelb_Shisp_WGS_1.0, whole genome shotgun sequence genome:
- the LOC125196982 gene encoding 50S ribosomal protein HLP, mitochondrial-like produces MAASNSSKLFRVGLSILGGLSNNALGASRPSSQLADMDFLSQQTRTFIQMRTNLKVVDNSGAKRVMCIQALKGKKGARLGDVIVASVKEAHVGGKVKKGDVHYAVVVRAAMPRGRCDGSEVKFDDNAVVLINKQGEPIGTRVFGPVPHELRKKKHLKILSLAEQIA; encoded by the exons ATGGCTGCTTCTAATTCTTCGAAATTGTTTCGTG TCGGTCTGTCAATTCTGGGTGGTCTGAGCAACAATGCTCTTGGGGCGAGCAGGCCGTCTTCCCAATTGGCAGATATGGATTTCCTATCTCAA CAAACAAGGACATTCATACAGATGAGGACTAACCTTAAAGTGGTGGACAATTCCGGGGCTAAAAGAGTGATGTGCATACAAGCACTGAAGGGCAAGAAAGGAGCTAGACTGGGGGACGTAATAGTAGCATCGGTCAAGGAAGCACATGTTGGTGGGAAAGTGAAAAAAGGAGACGTTCACTACGCTGTTGTAGTTCGTGCTGCAATGCCACGGGGCCGCTGTGATGGGAGCGAAGTCAAGTTTGACGACAATGCTGTCGTACTCATCAACAAGCAAGGCGAGCCAATCGGCACCAGAGTGTTCGGCCCCGTTCCTCACGAGTTGAGGAAAAAGAAGCATCTCAAGATTCTCAGTCTTGCTGAGCAAATTGCCTAA
- the LOC125196981 gene encoding 50S ribosomal protein HLP, mitochondrial-like translates to MAASNSSKLFRVGRSILGGLSNNALGASRPSSQLADMDFLSQQTRTFIQMRTNLKVVDNSGAKRVMCIQALKGKKGARLGDVIVASVKEAHVGGKVKKGDVHYAVVVRAAMPRGRCDGSEVKFDDNAVVLINKQGEPIGTRVFGPVPHELRKKKHLKILSLAEQIA, encoded by the exons ATGGCTGCTTCTAATTCTTCGAAATTGTTTCGTG TCGGTCGGTCAATTCTGGGTGGTCTGAGCAACAATGCTCTTGGGGCGAGCAGGCCGTCTTCCCAATTGGCAGATATGGATTTCCTATCTCAA CAAACAAGGACATTCATACAGATGAGGACTAACCTTAAAGTGGTGGACAATTCCGGGGCTAAAAGAGTGATGTGCATACAAGCACTGAAGGGCAAGAAAGGAGCTAGACTGGGGGACGTAATAGTAGCATCGGTCAAGGAAGCACATGTTGGTGGGAAAGTGAAAAAAGGAGACGTTCACTACGCTGTTGTCGTTCGTGCTGCAATGCCACGGGGCCGCTGTGATGGGAGCGAAGTCAAGTTTGACGACAATGCTGTCGTACTCATCAATAAGCAAGGCGAGCCAATCGGCACCAGGGTGTTCGGCCCTGTTCCTCATGAGTTGAGGAAAAAGAAGCATCTCAAGATTCTCAGTCTTGCTGAGCAAATTGCCTAA
- the LOC125196983 gene encoding glutaredoxin-C1-like, producing MEVVAKDVRSAAVRIVDQQRTDLESACEKVSAIVAGNAVVVFTISGCCMCHVVKQLLFGLGVGPTVVELDREAAGGPILSLLHRLGGGGKAVPAVFVGGKFLGGIETVMACHINGSLVPLLKNAGALWL from the coding sequence ATGGAGGTAGTAGCGAAGGACGTGCGATCGGCGGCGGTGCGGATCGTGGATCAGCAGCGGACGGATCTGGAATCGGCGTGCGAGAAGGTGAGCGCGATCGTCGCCGGCAACGCGGTGGTCGTCTTCACCATCAGCGGCTGCTGTATGTGCCACGTCGTCAAGCAGCTGCTCTTCGGCCTCGGCGTCGGTCCGACGGTCGTCGAGCTCGACCGCGAGGCCGCCGGCGGGCCGATCCTCTCGCTGCTGCACCGcctcggcggcggagggaAGGCCGTGCCGGCGGTGTTCGTCGGCGGGAAGTTTCTCGGCGGGATCGAGACGGTGATGGCGTGCCACATCAACGGATCGCTCGTGCCGCTCCTCAAAAACGCCGGTGCTCTTTGGCTTTGA
- the LOC125191648 gene encoding glutaredoxin-C1-like, with the protein MHASTVNSFLCFSIFPDLSLFSISAISPTIATIRSEIGAMEVVAKDVRSAAVRIVDQQRTDLESACEKVSAIVAGNAVVVFTISGCCMCHVVKQLLFGLGVGPTVVELDREAAGGPILSLLHRLGGGGKAVPAVFVGGKFLGGIETVMACHINGSLVPLLKNAGALWL; encoded by the coding sequence ATGCATGCTTCAACAGTCAATTCATTCCTCTGCTTCTCAATTTTTCCAgatctctctcttttttcaatttcggCGATTTCACCCACGATTGCGACAATTCGATCGGAGATCGGAGCAATGGAGGTAGTAGCGAAGGACGTGCGATCGGCGGCGGTGCGGATCGTGGATCAGCAGCGGACGGATCTGGAATCGGCGTGCGAGAAGGTGAGCGCGATCGTCGCCGGCAACGCGGTGGTCGTCTTCACCATCAGCGGCTGCTGTATGTGCCACGTCGTCAAGCAGCTGCTCTTCGGCCTCGGCGTCGGTCCGACGGTCGTCGAGCTCGACCGCGAGGCCGCCGGCGGGCCGATCCTCTCGCTGCTGCACCGcctcggcggcggagggaAGGCCGTGCCGGCGGTGTTCGTCGGCGGGAAGTTTCTCGGCGGGATCGAGACGGTGATGGCTTGCCACATCAACGGATCGCTCGTGCCGCTCCTCAAAAACGCCGGTGCTCTTTGGCTTTGA